The Coffea eugenioides isolate CCC68of unplaced genomic scaffold, Ceug_1.0 ScVebR1_2360;HRSCAF=3375, whole genome shotgun sequence genome contains a region encoding:
- the LOC113756459 gene encoding uncharacterized protein LOC113756459: MTRRYWNINLEEMMEAGVHFGHGTRKWNPKMEPYISAKRKGIHITNLTRTARFLSEACDLVFDAGSRGKQFLIVGTKNKAADSVAWAAIRARCHYVNKKWLGGSAAIAVRDPQTIPTGGQNFFEYVLEFIRDVSKTQIGEEYGPWVPFIGTLFLFIFVSNWSGALLPWKIIQLPHGELAAPTNDINTTVALALLTSVAYFYAGITKKGLSYFGKYIQPTPILLPINILEDFTKPLSLSFRLFGNILADELVVVVLVSLVPLVVPIPVMFLGLFTSGIQALIFATLAAAYIGESMEGHH; the protein is encoded by the exons ATGACAAGAAGATATTGGAACATCAATTTAGAAGAGATGATGGAGGCAGGGGTTCATTTTGGCCATGGTACTAGGAAATGGAATCCTAAAATGGAACCTTATATCTCTGCAAAGCGTAAGGGTATTCATATTACAAATCTTACTAGAACTGCTCGTTTTTTATCAGAAGCTTGTGATTTGGTCTTTGATGCGGGAAGTCGAGGAAAACAATTCTTAATTGTTGGTACCAAAAATAAAGCAGCAGATTCAGTAGCATGGGCTGCAATAAGGGCCCGGTGTCATTATGTTAATAAAAAATGGCTCGGCG GTTCGGCTGCTATAGCTGTTCGGGACCCACAAACCATTCCAACTGGGGGTCAGAATTTCTTCGAATATGTTCTTGAATTTATTCGAGATGTCAGTAAAACCCAAATTGGAGAAGAATATGGTCCTTGGGTTCCTTTTATTGGAACTctgtttctatttatttttgtttctaatTGGTCAGGAGCCCTTTTACCTTGGAAAATCATACAATTACCTCACGGGGAGTTAGCTGCACCCACGAATGATATAAATACGACTGTTGCTTTGGCTTTACTGACGTCAGTGGCATATTTCTATGCGGGTATTACCAAAAAGGGATTAAGTTATTTCGGGAAATATATTCAACCAACCCCAATCCTTTTACCCATTAATATCTTAGAAGATTTCACAAAACCTTTATCGCTTAGTTTTCGACTTTTCGGAAATATCTTAGCTGATGAATTGGTTGTTGTTGTTCTTGTTTCTTTAGTACCTTTAGTGGTTCCTATACCTGTCATGTTCCTTGGATTATTTACAAGTGGTATTCAAGCTCTTATTTTTGCAACTTTAGCCGCGGCTTATATAGGTGAATCCATGGAGGGCCATCATTGa